Sequence from the Argentina anserina chromosome 7, drPotAnse1.1, whole genome shotgun sequence genome:
GGTTACCGGTATCAGATCGGTTACAGTGAAAACGATAGGTTTGCGCCTTTTTTTTGGAGTGCGAAAATCAGAGAAAATGAGATCTTCTTCAGAGCTTTGCGTATGCTTTCTAGTAACGTGGACCGTCTGATTTTtcgaaaataaattaaataactCGCATGCTACAATGTGTCTCAAACCGTTTCCATTCGATGCCGATAGACCAAATGGTACTCGGCAGAAGTCTTTGGTTTTGATTTAAACAAAATGTGTCAGAAATTATTTTCGGTTGTCTTGTTTCTAAAACAAACTTGGATTTCAGCTTAAGTTTGATTCTTTTATTTCAAAATGAACATATGAATATAAACTCGATGCCAATAAGTATGAGTTTTATGAGGAGGCATACTGAAGTTCGAGCTTAGACGTATGTTATGAACTTGGGTTCACGAAGCGGAAATAAAATCGAACACTGTAAACTCAGATTGTATGAAGCTATTTACGGTTGTACTTTGAACAGAACAAAGTAAAACACGCGGATGATTTCAGGTACTTCATAAATTTGCTGGTACCTTTAATAATAAAACACATGGTTGATTTCAACCTGAACTCAACATTGAAATTGAAGAACTCGTGTAAGAAACCAGTATATCTCATGTTATGATTTTGAAACTAGATCACAGTACTCCAATGAGCAGAAATTCAGAAAGATGGGAGTATGgttataaaatttaaaactgCAGTGCACTTCCTACATTTTAAGATACCAACTTCGCAAAAGAATAGTCATCACCTCATCATACCACATCACTAGCATAACAATCTGCAGTTACGATACAGCAATTAATCTATGTCAAGCATGGCATGATGTTAGTTCCCATGCCGAGTAAAACTACTTGAGAGTTAAAAGTAGCAACCCTGAGTTCTGTACATTGATGAACAAGGCAATACAAAAATATAGACCTACCAGAAGGCAAGGACACTGACACATACTATCTATAGAGACAACCACTAATCATCCGGGGAATGTAGCACTGCAACAAAGTTTTCTGGAGGCAAAGATGACGACACCTTTCGAAGGAGATGAAGATAAGATATAGAAATAAGCAATCTTCTCTGGTTATCAAACAACTGGTATATTGGTTCCTTCTACTAAATCCTAATCCACATATAGCAATTCTACAAACAAAATGTCATCTGCAAATTTCTATGGCATCATATTCAGAACAGAACACATCCTGATAACCACTCACTGACTCATGGTCATGCGTCATATTAACATGCTTTAAGAAGACCATTTCAAGTTGCGAACTTTACCACATGCTAACCTCCGGTACCAGAAAGTTCAGAGGACATCATTTCTGTTGGAGCTACTTTACCCGCTTCATCAGATAGTAGAACACCCCCAGTCTCACCTGTTTTGGTCTCTGACTGCTCCAAAGTTTGATCTGGGAAAACCTCTGATTTCAAGGAAGGAGAAATGCTGTTGACATGTAGCCATGTCAGCTCCCACAAGCTATCTCCTCCTAAAGCACTCCTCTGAACAAGCACTCCCTTCGAATTCATGACAATCAAGGTGTTCTTAAGTAGCTCCGGTACTTGTTCCTGAAGCTTATCACTTTTCTTCCCTCTAACTTTCACTTTCATGTATTTTTCCATTCGACTGAGAACACCCAGCCATAGTTTGCAGAAGGTTGTTAACTGTGACAGGTCAGAAAGTAGCTGCAGAAACACTTTGGACAAGAGCTTCATGGCAAAGATAAGTGTGCCCTCCATGTTCCGGTAGTCCTTTTGGGAGTGTCCTTGTGAAATTTCAAGCAAGTCATCAAGCATCGTGAAGATTACAGCTTCAAAGCACTGTAACCAATGACCAAGTGGAAGAGAGATCCCATCAACTTCTGTCAAGCACTTCTGCAACAATGACAAAGCGTGGTTCCTAACCTCTTCTCTTTGGTCCAAACAAACTTTTCTCAACACCTGAACAAGCCTTAACCACATCTCTGCAATATCCTGAGACATTTTCACAGCTTCATCCTCATTAATAGCTTGCTTAGCCTCGTGGGACCACCGTACCAAACAATCAACAGAACCCGCCATAAGATCTAATGCAGTCAGAGATCTTTCTGTCTGCCCAACACGAGATTCAGCAAACTGCCTTGACGCATCAACACATAGAATATAATTGGCGGGCAACAAGTGGGTTCCATCAGACATAATGAATGACAGTGTGTCGAACCCAGCCTCAGAAGCCTCCGGGTGGCGAGCCGTGAAGGAGATCAGTGATGTTATTGTGCGCCACCCTAACTGGGATCTAATGTGAGAGGTGTTTGCTTTCACAAGGCGACTGACTTCCAGGGTAATTTGCTCACAGTAGGCATCTAAAACCCGAGCATCAAGCTTTAAGACAAGCTGCAGGGACCTCAGAAGTTCATCAGCAAGGTTTTCTTTATATGGAAGCAACCGCTGACAAATTCTAAGAAGCCCAAAAACAGCCTTCTCCACCAGGGCACAAGGCATCATGGTTGACTGGACAATATTTGATATGTGCTCATATACACCCTGCCAAAGAAGCACAATCCTATCCCTATTATTTAGGGTAATAGCAATCAGCAATTCCAAACAGAAAACAGCAGTATCTTCGTCCTCCGGAGAGCTGTTCCCTTTCTGTGGTCGCCCTGCGGCCCAAATCAATGCTCGTGCGAGCTGTAACAAGGATTCAGCCTGCAGAAATTTGCTCTCAGTAAAAATGCCATCAATGTGGCACTTTTGAATCGTCTGAAGGGTACGTTGATGAGCTGCTAGCTGTTGTTCAGTGGGCTGTGATCTCGGCTCCTCTGTGTCAAGAGATAAGAGCTGACTAAACCGACCCATTAGTCCCGACGACCTCCTAGGAGTACCCACAGTAGGCATCTGAACTGAAAGAGAATTTGTTATCGGCTTGCCAGGACCTGCATCAGCAGAAAACTCTGACTCATCCGCCGCATCGCTAGCCACACGAGCTGGAAGAAGACCAAGCTTGTGTAATCTTAAGATGCAGTCCAGAATATTTCTCCATCCAGTGCGAATGTAATCACCATACCTATTGGCAATGGTGAAAACTGTCACAGTTGACATTCTAGCTTTCGTGTCATCACCAAAGGCTAGCACAGGTTCCTCAACTGATGATGGGTTTAACAGAGTTGTGAACTTACAGAGAGACACCACCAGATCATCTAGTACATCTTCAAGATGGTGGCACGCTGAAATCTTTGCTATAGCTAAAAAACCATCAATACATGTTTGATAAACATCTTCATGTTCTGCATGATCAAACACCACAGAGATTGCAGCAATTGTAGGGCCCGACATTATAGCAAACATATCATGATCTAGGGAGGCTCTGGAATCAGATACAATGAATGGAGCATTTTTCTTGGATTTGTGCATCAAATCAATCCACCGGCTCGGGGTCATTTCAGGATAACCAGCACCTTGTTCTGGAGTAGTGCGGATCTCATTCTTGCATATCGAGTGATAAAGCTCTGCCAGGAAATCTCGAGGAAGATCACTGCCTCCATTGATATGTCTATTATTCCGAATGAAATCCTCCTctgtcatcttcttcttcacctgAACATTGTGCTGATCTGTATTGAGCATTATGATTGAGTATGATAACAAAAGAGCAGCATCCTTGTTAGCAAGAATTAGAGGTGATTGTTCATAGTATCTCTCTGAAAATGCTTCGAGAACCCTTTGTATCTTTTGTGATTCTCCAGGCAAACGAAATGTCTCCAAAAAAAGGCGGAGTGCAGTATCCAAATTCATATCTTGGAAATCAAAGGTACCAGCAAATTTGTGAAGAACCTGAACACAAAATTCGTCGTGGTTTCCCAAGAAATCCCCAACAAGATTCTTATCTAGCCCAGCTGTATACCTGAAAAAGCAGGCCACACTTTGAGGGTCAAGTTTATCAGGCAAGAGGTGCGTTCCTTGGAGGAACTCCAGCCCTTTCTTTGGGTCACGATTAAAATGATCAGCTCCAATCATCAATCTTCTCTTTATGTACTTCCTCCGGCGAACAAATGGAACCCAATGATTAGGATCACCATAGTTGTCACACTTCACCATCCAGAATGGAGTATACTCCTCAAGATTCACTGGAGTAAGCGCAGAACTAACTGATCCATTCCCTACCCTTTCTGCCATTCCCTGAATGACAGCAATTAGACCATCCAAAGCGAGAATGTGAATTGAAGACAAAGGGCAATTGACAGGGAATGCACTCTTTGACAGCAAATTAGCAAGTTCTTCAAATACATTACTGCAGGTTATGTCACAATCTAAGTTCGCGTACATCTCCACCATGAAATTTTTCTGCCTGCAGAAGTCAACAAGAGCCTCCATAGCAACCTCCTGCTGTTGATAAGAGGCTCCATACCTGCTTTGTGCAAGCCTCAATATCACACATGAAAAGAAAGCCTCAAGCTGAAGTTTAAGTTCCATGCGCAGGTGGTGATACAAATTAAGAACAATGCTGCAAACCATAGAAAGAATAAGTGGACTGGTTGATAGGCCAAATTGCATAAGATTCCGGAACAATTCATCCTGTACCAAATTCAATAACTTGGGGTGATGCTGAATGGACGCCCCACCCAACTCTATAGCTGAATTGATTAAAACCAAGGCAAAAAGAGGCACATCTTCGTCAAATGCTATGGTGTTTGATCTGGGACCCATTCCCATATGCTCAGaaacatttaacaatgaaCAAAGAAAGTGAAATATTTCCACCATGCAAGGGACCCCATAAGGCTCAGTCATTAGATGCAAGTCATATTGAACAGCCTCCTTCCCTCCAGGAACCCCAATTGTAGTTTCATCGATCCCAGATACAACCAGACCAGAGGAACCATTTGAGGGAGGATTTGTGGATAATTGTTCAGGAACATACTCAGAATTTATGTTTCCGTTCTCTAATAATCTACTCCCAAAAGCATACTCACTATTAACTCCTGCAATCTGCACAAGAAAGATAGCCGCATATCTGTTAAGAAAGGATAAAGATCTGCGTactaaatttattatttagcCTTCAAAACGAACAAGTCACTATGGGCTAGTAGTACCTATAAAACTAGGGAATACTAACAGTAGTAGTATTTATTATTAAGCCTCCAAAACGAACAAGTCAATGTGGACTAGTAGTACCTATAAAACTTGGGAATACTAACAGTAGTAGTACCTCTCGTTTGACGGTATTGTTTCCATTTACCAATGCACTTTCGGTGCTCTGAACATCTGGAAGGTGTGAGAAAATACATCTGACTAGTTCATGCATGGTGTGGCGAGCTATTCTTTGCAATAATTCACCTTTTGTTCCAGCTTGATGAACTATCCGGAAACATGTGTTCACTATAGTGCAAACATGTTGATTACTCAGCATAACAGATGCTTTACTCCTCATGCAGGCCAGAAGAACCTGTAGTATCTTCATCAGTACCACTTCTTCTGATGCAGGATCAGTCACCTCAAATCGACAGCTAGTGATGGCATCAACTAACATGTGCATGGCATCGTCAACATTGATAGAATTCTGATCAATCACATCAAGTGTTAAGATATTGTAAACAGATGACAAAGCGACACCAGTGATTGGTGCACCAGTTTCATCCGATCTAATCACATCCAGAAATGGCTGGAGATACACAGCAGGATTGATTGTATGCCACTGATGCTGCCACGAGAAGATTTGTCTGCGTAGCGCCTTTAATGACTGAATTAGAGAATGTTCAAGCTGATCATCACCTGACATATAACGTCCTCCCCATCTCACATTCCTCCTCATAACAGCTAATACAGAACCTATTTCTGAATTAATGATGCACGCCAGAGTAGCTTTATGCGAACTGGTGGCATCACATTCCTCAGGTTCTTCCTCAATTGCCTTGATTCCAGTTTGCAGCTTCAGACGACCCATCTTTTAAAAAATATGCTATTAATAGAGCCCACTGTATTCCCCACCTACCACGTAGAGAAGGCCAAAAACTATAGGCAAGGCATCCCTCCACAATCTATAGAGATAGTGACACTGATACCTATCAGCATACCAACATATAAAATCAGTTTAATGAAATGCAAGTAACAGATACAATTATGTATTTTAACCAATACGTAAACAATGACAATTCTCAATTCTGTAACAATTGCAACCAATTCCAACTACCATGGCTGCCCAAACCCAACCCTGGCCACTCTAACCAATGCGATCTCATACCATATTGTAGTTCATGTACATATTCACACGAAATTCAACTTCACCTCTCACTTTATGCAAGCAATTTCTGGTAGCACGTCTCGTATTTCTACTAGCATATGAGGTATTTCTACTAGCAGAGAGCAAGTAATAATTCAAAATCACAAAGTCTTCGTGAATTTCAACCTAGCATTGCCATTTAAACCTAAGAATTGGAATCTGAACTAAATCATAAAGCTAGAGAACCTTTTCCAAGCTCCAAAACTAAATTAGCTCTATCTATTTCATCAATGTGGACCTAAATTTGATTTACAAGTCAAATGTGCTCCGATACCGTATGACTTCTACGACTAAGAAATCAAATTCCAAAGTTTCGTTAAGCTACTTACCGGGAACTCCTCCGCTCCTGATTTCACCGTCGCCGGAGATCGACGCCTGAAGCTCCGTGGAATCCAATTCCTCGGTCGCTGCAATTGCAGACTTCAGGTTTCGACCTGTGCAGTTGTCTGGTAGCAGATCGGGGTGGATCAAGATCAGAGAGGAGAAATGGAGGTGATGAAATCGAAATGCGAGTTGAGAGATTAGTGATGAAAAAGTGTACCTGGCGAAATTGAAAATGGAGGAGCGAGGTCGAATCCCTAGAGATCGACCGGCCTAGGAtctagaggaggaggaggaggagaaagaaATGGGAGAGAAAGTAGAACTACTCCTGGTGGTCGACTATAAGACTAGTCCATAGTCCCACCGTGTTTTTCAATAGTTTTTTGACTTTTCTCTCTCAAAACTTATTTTTCGATTTTCAGTaaattatttctatttttataaattagttttttttttctaatcaaCAAGGTATAGTTTTcattagaaaaataatcaaaagtGTGGTACACCATGAACACACTCATGTATGTTATCATAGGGTAACGTAATTGAGAGTGCACGACATAATTAAGTAGTCAAAGAACCTAGCCAACTAGACAATTGATCACTTATCAAGATCTATGACGAAATCCGCTGCAGTCTTGCTCAAAGGGtaaccaaaaaacaaaagataaaaaaaatgctaTATCAGCATCCGCTAACTTATTCTTAAACCCAAGAAACCCGAACACTAGTTCAGAGCAACAACCTCCGAAGAGGCCTCCTCCTTAGCATTGTTCGCCTCCTCTCCAATCAGGCCTGCAATCTCTGGCCCAATAGCCCCAACACCTCCCCCACGAAGCTATCGTTGACCAAAGGAACGTTTCTTAGCTCGTTGCGGCCCAACCCTCTCAACCTCCTCACCAACCCCCAATTTGGGCTTATTCTTGCTATCTGGAGGGCAGCCCACCCTCTTTCTCTTATGTGGGCTCACAAAAAGCCCATCTTTATAGGGCAAGCTCAACTCCGCCGGGAAACCAAGCTCCAGTGACGCTACCGCCTTCAGCATCGCACCAGCACCCCGACACCCAGTAAGCGGAGCCACCAGTTCCATTTTTAGTTAAAGACTTTCattgaaaaatgaaagatacaaCATATGGAGGAGTAAGGTTGAGTGACTTGTTTAATTCACTTTGAACAGGGCGGAAAAGAAAATACTAATACATGTTAGGTCTCACAATGGAAAGTCATAATTAACattataaagaaaataaatacacaaaataaaaaaaacaaaagaaacacaatcgggGTTCATGAGTCACTTTTATTCTATAAATCAGTCTAGTAGCTGATGTTTGGCGCCTCGAACTTTTAACTGGAAAGAAATTCACAAGCCAAGCAACAAGTAAAACAAAAGGCATGCTACAACAATCGACGAACAAGTCAGAAGCACAGAGAACTTACCCATTCAGATTGAGAGTTTGAGACTAATGATCTTAGCGAATTCCATTGAGCTCACCGGCGAACAAGAAGAGACAACCTGGAACACAAAAAATCAACCAAGCCAGGAACACAAACAAGATCCAACAAGAATCGCACGTGGTGACTAGAGTGGGAGTCGGACTTCGGGCAAGACAATTTACTTAATTGAGTATGACAATAGTTTCTTTTTAACATTTATACAACTACTTTTGttgatataaaaatattaatggTTCGGTTTAGTGTTAATTCGTTAAGAAGATGAGGAACATCAACATAACAGCATTATGTAATAATACTATTATATCAATGgtatttacttcattaatACAATGATTGTAAAGAAACTACTATCAATCTTGATCAAATGCAAGTATGACAGTTGTAAAGAAAACAACTCGACTTAAACTTTATTGTTCTCACAATCAAATCTATATCCTTCAGCATATTTATCCATATAAAATCAACTTAATTAGGTAAACAGCGACACAACTATGTTGTCTAGCTAGCTGCTCGAGCTCATAGTGTTTTCGGTTCTTCTATCTGGATGTACATCACTCTATTTTTTCAGTGTTACTTGTCGTTGTTGGTTGTACTCACTCTCATTTTTTCTGTCAAAGTGTTTCATttaaggcataaatgccgatttgcactccaaatttggctaaaattgtcaatttgcaccctgaacttgcatttgagtcaatttacctcctaaatttggtaaaaattgccgatttacacccgaacttgtatttgagtcaatttacctcctaaacttggtaaaaattgccgatttgcaccccatccgttaaatttaactgtttctatccaattttgcgtcacatgtcatgcatttaaggggtagtattgtcattatatatttatatttttcttaaaaacaaataaaaacattatttaaaatgaggattattttgttaatcaaattatttattaacatttttttttctacctacttaaccctactttgaattatatattcaatatacccacccattcaaatatagtgtgttgtgtataaatatatttttatatgtacacattgttggaggatgaacaaaacgagaataacaacgacgtaatagaacagaacgtaaccgtttattgattgataatgaggccaatatataggcattacataaccacaatcccgtaggattcggagtcctaatctattacagagatgcgaatctatctctaatagaaaacctaataaggctaagacacacacaatggtagaataataattctctcggaacacacatttatttttaattttcaatgtatttatttatttatatttttctaatatcttttaacataccatatcacataaaataataaatatataaatcaataacatgtttcgaaaaaacaaacattgtagcaagtgttcttcttaagtaattttattaatttatttcattattcaatatgaataaatatataatgacaatactaccccttaaatgcatgacatgtgacgcaaaattggatagaaacagttaaatttaacggatggggtgcaaatcggcaatttttaccaaatttaggaggtaaattgactcaaatacaagttcggggtgtaaatcggcaatttttaccaagtttaggaggtaaattgactcaaatgcaagttcggggtgtaaattgacaatttcaaccaaatttggggtgcaaatcggcatttatgccttcaTTTAATAAACTAAAACATGTGCTCATTTGGGAGGGGCTTATATTCGTAATTTTATCtgtaatatattttctttaatcataaagaaaaagaataggaaaaagaaaattaaatctCACGTGCATTTCTTCTATTTAAGCGCGCAAAATCATTAACCCACGACACACGCGGCCCATATATCCACACCCAGATATCTCCCTCTCTCTTTATCCTTCAGAAAATCCCGATGGCGCTTCTCAACGTCTCCATGTGCTCCAAAATCCCAAACCCTTCCCGCCAACACCTCCACCTCTCCGGCTACCCTCCTCCGCCGCAGGTACTACACATTCCCTCACACTCATCACCACCCTTCCTCTGACTCCCCCCTCACCTCCTCTCTCCTCGCAGGTACTCAAGGTTCAACCCGAAGCTTCCAGAAGCCTTCTCCTCCAAATCGGAGACTCCGTCTGCAAGGCCGCCCTGATCGCCGCGCTATCCGCTTCTCTGCTCCCCGCAAATCCCGCTCTCGCATATATCGTAAGTTTTAGCTCCGATTATGTTGGTGATGAAAAATTAAGACTGCGTGTACTGAATTCGGTGTTAATTGTATGTTTAGGGTGGAGGACCCTATGGTTCGGAGGTGACTAGGGGCCAGGACCTTACCGGGAAGGACTTCAGCGGCTTGACTTTGGTCAAGCAAGACTTCAAAACGGTCCTAAATCAGTAAAATTTCAATGATACACACACCTGCACACACATTTCTTGCCTGcaattgttttgtgttttgtgCTGAGTTTATGTGGTTCATGTTGTTACAGTCCATATTGCGGCAGGCGAATTTTCGCGGTGCAAAGTTGGTAGGTGCTAGCTTCTTTGACGCCGATTTAACAGGTACCAATGTTAGATTAGTTGGCCATTGTTAAAtgatagtaactgtgaattaTGTAGTGTGATTATGTGATTGATGTTTATGTTAAGAAAATTTTAGCATTTATCTGATATACCATGATTTGTGTTTTCTATTCAGGGGCTGATCTTTCTGATGCTGATCTAAGGGGTGCAGACTTTTCCCTGGCCAATGTGACAAAGGTGAGCATTGATGGACTTGCCTGTTCAATTTATAAGAAATGTTTCTGCAGTTTCTTTTTATCtttatctttaaatttcatcaagtatttatatttttcattatcGGATTGCCTGTTTAGCACAACCTATGCTGATAAATGGTGAAAAAAAGGCAGAGAGGCTATTACATATGTGTACTTGTACAGTATGTGTGTGAATTTCTCATTGCTGGGAGTCTGGAACATATGGATTGCCCTGTGGACTTTAGGCAAATGAGATTTTCTGCCAATTGGGGACATAGATAGTCCTATTTTCATCTTAGGTTTTGCATAGTTAGGTCAGGGTTTGCTTATGGAAAGCACAATGTTGAGCATGACTCAATAGATTTACACACCTAAACCCTTGCCCTTGATGCTAGTAAGCTTAAAAATGTTCAGTTACATTTTCCCTGTCATAATCATTTTTCATTATGGAGTTGCAGTGGAGATATAGAACAGCATATAAGTTATCATGCTTGCATATCCACCATTTGAGTCTCAACAATTATTCCAATAATTACATATCCAATTTGACCTATGGACGAATATGCAAGCATAAGTTTCATGCTTGACCAGGAAATAGTTAGATCTATCTAGCCAAGATATTATGACTGATATGAGAAATGTATTCTCGAAATTTATAAGTATGATCCACTAGATTTTTATGCAGTAGCATCTTTTTGcacaaaaatatgagtatcaGACCGAATTTAGCAGTAGAAAAATGCTTTCAGCAGTTTCCTTGAACCTTGGGAAGAATCAAGATTCCATTTTGAatgatttgtttgttttctgcCTGACTGCTTtgttttatttcttcattccttGGTCCATTCATGTATAAATGGCAATGTTGAATTGGTCTTCGACTAGGCCAAAGGTTCAATTCTTGCTAAAGCGCAGAAATAAATGAGAGCGTTTCCATAATGCCTTCAAGTGTTATTATCATGCTTGTATTACTTTTGCAGGTAAATTTGAGCAATGCCAACTTGGAAGGTGCATTTACTACAGGCAACACTTCATTCAAAGGATCAACTATCACAGGTGCAGGTATGTAGAAAAGAGAAAGCATTTGCTTAATGGTGGTACTTTTGATAGTTTTCCTAAATGTAAAGTCCATGCTGGTAAGTTATGTATTACAAATAGTggaaaaattagaaaacaaagaaatttaGAAATACAAGTACGTAACCGATTTTGGATGTTCATTCTGTTGCATTGGCTAGTTCTACTGTTAAAATTTCTTTGAAATTTAGAAAAGTAAATGGAATACTTCACATCCTTGGAAAACACACATTACTCAGTTTTGCTGTTAGAAAGTTTTCTGTAATACAAGTACGTAACTGATTTTGGATGTTCATTCTGGTCAGACTTCACAGACGTGCCTTTGAGAGATGATCAGCGCGAATATCTTTGCAAAATTGCTGATGGGtaagatattttttttgttgcataTTTGTCTTCACGAATATGTTTCATTTACTGTGATGCACCTGTTATGTTAACAGGGTAAATCCAACAACCGGAAATGACACGCGTGAAACATTGTTTTGCAAATGATACTTCATTTGATCCGGTATCAAATATAGGAGGTTCATTGTGAAATTGATATAGAGGAAAATGATGATATACTGATGCAAAAGTTGCAATTTTCGTGAAATGGGTGAACATGAACTTGTAAAGTAGCTATGCCATTCACTACCAGAAGTATGTGTATTACAGACCTGAGCTTGTATTCTTGTACATTCATATCAAGACCATCTACTGATTAAACGATAACCATCGTATTTTAACTTTTCTTTCGAGCGATACTTGAACCTGTCCTTGGTGTTAATGTTTAGGCTTCCTGTATTCTTTTCTCACTAGCATTTGCAACTAGATGAACGATACATTTAAGAACAGAATACATAATTGACCTTGTATCAGTTTTCTTCTGTTTAAATTGGATATGCCGTGATGTATTGGACATTTGGACGACAAGAGTACAAGGCCTTCTTGAGTTGACATATGCTGTGGCTATGCTGTGTGCCTCAACACTCCTCAAGGCATATGGTGCGCTGTAGCCACACTAGGCCAATATGCAAGTTAATGTAGTGCGGACAAGCATCCTTTGGTCTGATAGACTACTATCAAACTCTTGCCGCATATGTGAGGTTTAGGGCTCTATcattgaaagttgaaactacAAGTCGCTTATAAATGGAGATCTATAAAGATAGAAAGAACGAAACAACGATATATCATTCCTTTCAATTAGGGTTGGACTTTCTGACACCGAAAAAATTGAAACCGGCCATAATTGAACCGCATTGAAGTCGAGAAACTAAAACCAGACGGAACCGCCGCGTCAATGTcggaaaccgaaccgaaccaagTAGTTGGTGCCGGTTATCGGTTATATGCTTTCAAAAAACCGATGGAAACTGAACTAAACTGAGAATTGAGAGGTAAGGTTATAGCTTGTATTTggtaaacatatataattgggTGCTTATGCAAAAAAAAGAtttggtaataaatatatacatgcagagatatgtgattttgatttttgtatgtgtacaatcATGCATGCAGAAATCTAATGTAATGCTTGGGGATTTTGTCAACTAACCCTCATGTTAAGACAAGTCTAAACGTAGTGATGGATCTCATGAggtttaatgtttattttaGTTAACTAGTTGTGTTTTAGAAAAGTACAATGTTTTTGTTtagttaatatttgagttttggATTATTT
This genomic interval carries:
- the LOC126802784 gene encoding thylakoid lumenal 15 kDa protein 1, chloroplastic — translated: MALLNVSMCSKIPNPSRQHLHLSGYPPPPQVLKVQPEASRSLLLQIGDSVCKAALIAALSASLLPANPALAYIGGGPYGSEVTRGQDLTGKDFSGLTLVKQDFKTSILRQANFRGAKLVGASFFDADLTGADLSDADLRGADFSLANVTKVNLSNANLEGAFTTGNTSFKGSTITGADFTDVPLRDDQREYLCKIADGVNPTTGNDTRETLFCK
- the LOC126802777 gene encoding ARF guanine-nucleotide exchange factor GNOM, producing the protein MGRLKLQTGIKAIEEEPEECDATSSHKATLACIINSEIGSVLAVMRRNVRWGGRYMSGDDQLEHSLIQSLKALRRQIFSWQHQWHTINPAVYLQPFLDVIRSDETGAPITGVALSSVYNILTLDVIDQNSINVDDAMHMLVDAITSCRFEVTDPASEEVVLMKILQVLLACMRSKASVMLSNQHVCTIVNTCFRIVHQAGTKGELLQRIARHTMHELVRCIFSHLPDVQSTESALVNGNNTVKREIAGVNSEYAFGSRLLENGNINSEYVPEQLSTNPPSNGSSGLVVSGIDETTIGVPGGKEAVQYDLHLMTEPYGVPCMVEIFHFLCSLLNVSEHMGMGPRSNTIAFDEDVPLFALVLINSAIELGGASIQHHPKLLNLVQDELFRNLMQFGLSTSPLILSMVCSIVLNLYHHLRMELKLQLEAFFSCVILRLAQSRYGASYQQQEVAMEALVDFCRQKNFMVEMYANLDCDITCSNVFEELANLLSKSAFPVNCPLSSIHILALDGLIAVIQGMAERVGNGSVSSALTPVNLEEYTPFWMVKCDNYGDPNHWVPFVRRRKYIKRRLMIGADHFNRDPKKGLEFLQGTHLLPDKLDPQSVACFFRYTAGLDKNLVGDFLGNHDEFCVQVLHKFAGTFDFQDMNLDTALRLFLETFRLPGESQKIQRVLEAFSERYYEQSPLILANKDAALLLSYSIIMLNTDQHNVQVKKKMTEEDFIRNNRHINGGSDLPRDFLAELYHSICKNEIRTTPEQGAGYPEMTPSRWIDLMHKSKKNAPFIVSDSRASLDHDMFAIMSGPTIAAISVVFDHAEHEDVYQTCIDGFLAIAKISACHHLEDVLDDLVVSLCKFTTLLNPSSVEEPVLAFGDDTKARMSTVTVFTIANRYGDYIRTGWRNILDCILRLHKLGLLPARVASDAADESEFSADAGPGKPITNSLSVQMPTVGTPRRSSGLMGRFSQLLSLDTEEPRSQPTEQQLAAHQRTLQTIQKCHIDGIFTESKFLQAESLLQLARALIWAAGRPQKGNSSPEDEDTAVFCLELLIAITLNNRDRIVLLWQGVYEHISNIVQSTMMPCALVEKAVFGLLRICQRLLPYKENLADELLRSLQLVLKLDARVLDAYCEQITLEVSRLVKANTSHIRSQLGWRTITSLISFTARHPEASEAGFDTLSFIMSDGTHLLPANYILCVDASRQFAESRVGQTERSLTALDLMAGSVDCLVRWSHEAKQAINEDEAVKMSQDIAEMWLRLVQVLRKVCLDQREEVRNHALSLLQKCLTEVDGISLPLGHWLQCFEAVIFTMLDDLLEISQGHSQKDYRNMEGTLIFAMKLLSKVFLQLLSDLSQLTTFCKLWLGVLSRMEKYMKVKVRGKKSDKLQEQVPELLKNTLIVMNSKGVLVQRSALGGDSLWELTWLHVNSISPSLKSEVFPDQTLEQSETKTGETGGVLLSDEAGKVAPTEMMSSELSGTGG